The following proteins are encoded in a genomic region of Leifsonia psychrotolerans:
- a CDS encoding alanine racemase, with protein MTSTPHIDWHEKAIWPGLTEETVDDYLAAGHSLFDGSLTWPAMIVREAALAANVETLAAFCRRHGLDFAPHGKTSMAPALFHRQLDAGAWGITLATAQQVRVAWGHGVTRVLLANEILDPVALDAIAQLLIEDSSREFLCLVDSAEGVRVIAEAGARHPLLADGLSVLVDLGWTGGRTGVRGADAALALAHVVAATPEIRLAGVSSYEGGLKTTDAVRGYFTEVRAVVDGIARAGLVSGRMVVTAGGSAYFDLVASELAGSWATEHGLQLILRSGAYASHDDGVYVGKTGFNRIPEEGHLEAALEIWAQVISAPEPGLAIVGMGKRDAPYDEGMPIPLALRRAGSTELEPIRGRAEVPGMDDQHGYLRLNSGLELRPGDLVCFGISHPCTAFDKWRVVPVLDADDRIVDLFTCYF; from the coding sequence ATGACCAGCACCCCGCACATCGACTGGCACGAGAAGGCCATCTGGCCCGGTCTCACCGAAGAAACGGTCGACGACTATCTGGCCGCCGGGCATTCGCTGTTCGACGGCAGCCTCACCTGGCCCGCCATGATCGTGCGTGAGGCGGCGCTCGCCGCCAATGTCGAGACCCTCGCGGCGTTCTGCCGTCGGCACGGCCTCGACTTCGCGCCGCACGGCAAGACCAGCATGGCGCCCGCACTCTTCCACCGGCAGCTCGACGCGGGGGCCTGGGGTATCACTCTGGCGACGGCGCAGCAGGTGCGGGTCGCCTGGGGACACGGCGTGACGCGGGTGTTGCTCGCCAACGAGATCCTCGACCCGGTCGCCCTCGACGCGATTGCCCAGCTGCTCATCGAAGACTCGTCTCGAGAATTTCTCTGCCTGGTCGACTCCGCTGAGGGTGTGCGCGTCATCGCGGAAGCCGGCGCGCGGCACCCTCTGCTTGCCGACGGCCTCTCGGTGCTCGTCGACCTCGGCTGGACCGGGGGACGCACCGGCGTACGTGGCGCCGACGCAGCGCTCGCGCTGGCCCACGTCGTGGCCGCGACCCCCGAGATCCGTTTGGCCGGCGTCTCGAGTTATGAAGGCGGCTTGAAGACCACGGATGCCGTGCGCGGCTACTTCACCGAGGTGCGCGCCGTCGTCGACGGAATCGCCCGGGCCGGGCTGGTGAGCGGGCGCATGGTCGTGACAGCCGGCGGCAGCGCCTACTTCGACCTCGTCGCCTCGGAGCTCGCGGGCTCGTGGGCGACGGAACACGGGCTGCAGCTGATTCTGCGCAGCGGCGCGTATGCCAGCCATGACGACGGCGTCTACGTGGGCAAGACCGGATTCAACCGCATTCCCGAGGAGGGCCACCTCGAGGCCGCACTCGAGATCTGGGCGCAGGTGATTTCGGCCCCAGAACCCGGGCTGGCGATCGTGGGGATGGGCAAACGTGATGCGCCCTACGACGAGGGGATGCCGATCCCGCTCGCGCTGCGCCGCGCGGGTTCGACCGAGCTTGAGCCGATTCGGGGCCGCGCCGAGGTTCCGGGAATGGACGATCAGCACGGCTACCTGCGCCTGAACTCGGGCCTCGAGCTGCGCCCTGGCGACCTCGTCTGCTTCGGTATTTCGCATCCGTGTACGGCGTTCGATAAGTGGCGCGTCGTGCCCGTGCTGGATGCAGACGACCGCATCGTCGACCTGTTCACCTGCTACTTTTAG
- a CDS encoding M20 family metallopeptidase — MTPHADAVASVHSETAIDLVLAELVTISSVTPRDEAPCADRPGEQALAEYVVDWLSARGVTAALQEALPGRPNVVASVAGASERAVLLETHLDTVEVDGMTQPFLPRVANDRLYGRGSADAKASLAAFMVALARLAASSCPPPVTVVLAAVADEEHAYRGVLAFLAAAGDTDFVGAIVGEPTSLVPGIAHTGCVRATVRISGVSGHSSRPADAMNAIGLAATVVQRIESVQPLAPRHPLLGTGSRTVTRIASGEGPNVVPGSCELDVDRRTVPGEEPETVLDELRAELDRELPGRVTIDPPFTVDYSLDTPLDATIVTALRSALRTAGLAAEPSGMPFGTDASKIARVGIPAVVFGPGDIADAHTIDESVDLGEVRLAVDLVLATIAALAPGADNDSTAHDSTAHDGTAHENNEES, encoded by the coding sequence ATGACGCCCCACGCGGATGCCGTGGCCTCGGTTCACTCCGAGACGGCGATCGACCTGGTGCTGGCCGAGCTCGTCACGATTTCGAGTGTGACTCCCCGAGACGAGGCGCCCTGCGCCGACCGGCCCGGTGAGCAGGCGCTCGCCGAGTACGTCGTCGACTGGTTGAGCGCGCGCGGGGTGACCGCGGCGTTGCAGGAGGCGCTGCCCGGTCGGCCCAACGTCGTCGCCTCTGTCGCCGGGGCGAGCGAGCGGGCCGTGCTGCTGGAAACGCATCTCGACACCGTCGAGGTCGACGGAATGACGCAGCCGTTTCTGCCCCGCGTGGCGAACGATCGGCTGTACGGCCGCGGTTCCGCAGACGCGAAGGCCTCGCTCGCCGCATTCATGGTCGCCCTCGCCCGGCTGGCCGCTTCATCGTGCCCCCCGCCCGTGACCGTCGTGCTCGCCGCCGTCGCCGACGAGGAGCACGCCTACCGTGGTGTTCTGGCCTTTCTCGCGGCCGCGGGCGACACCGATTTTGTCGGGGCCATCGTCGGCGAACCCACGAGCTTGGTTCCCGGCATCGCGCACACCGGCTGCGTGCGAGCGACCGTGCGCATCAGCGGGGTCTCCGGCCACAGTTCACGCCCAGCTGACGCGATGAACGCGATCGGTCTCGCGGCGACCGTGGTGCAGCGCATTGAATCGGTGCAGCCGCTGGCCCCGCGGCATCCGCTGCTGGGAACGGGCAGCAGAACCGTCACCCGCATCGCGTCCGGTGAGGGGCCCAACGTGGTGCCCGGCAGCTGTGAACTCGACGTGGATCGCAGAACCGTGCCCGGGGAAGAGCCCGAGACCGTGCTCGATGAGCTGCGCGCGGAGCTCGATCGCGAGCTTCCTGGCCGTGTCACAATCGACCCACCGTTCACCGTTGACTATTCCCTCGACACCCCACTGGATGCCACAATCGTGACGGCCCTTCGGAGCGCCCTGCGCACCGCCGGTCTCGCCGCGGAGCCGAGCGGCATGCCCTTCGGCACGGATGCGAGCAAGATAGCCCGCGTCGGCATTCCCGCCGTCGTCTTCGGCCCCGGAGACATCGCCGATGCGCACACGATCGACGAGTCCGTCGATCTCGGCGAGGTGCGACTGGCCGTCGACCTGGTGCTGGCCACCATCGCCGCACTCGCCCCCGGTGCCGACAATGACAGCACGGCGCACGACAGCACGGCGCACGACGGCACAGCTCACGAGAACAACGAGGAATCATGA
- a CDS encoding MBL fold metallo-hydrolase, with the protein MSAITLRPGVHLVGSGAAGFDLSDALDCHVYLIEGTTGWAVIDAGSGNDSARIVASIRSVAAARGLDLTQPGTLLLTHGHADHSGGTADLLAAFPTLTAYAGAAAAEWVSRGDLQGISLDRGKASGAYPADYAYGGAAPVLPLAGGETRGFGGRSIRVIAAPGHARGHLCFLLQDNAPGPGSARILFSGDCVFTRGRISLQNLHDVDIPAYANTLAVLDGLNIDALLPGHYSVSLSNAARHIRIAHDAFQAGSVPPNAP; encoded by the coding sequence ATGAGCGCGATCACGCTGCGTCCCGGGGTGCATCTGGTGGGCAGCGGCGCGGCGGGTTTCGACCTGAGCGATGCGCTTGACTGCCATGTCTATCTCATCGAAGGCACCACGGGCTGGGCCGTCATCGACGCGGGCAGCGGCAACGATTCGGCGCGCATCGTCGCGAGCATCCGCTCGGTTGCTGCCGCGCGGGGGCTCGACCTGACTCAGCCGGGAACGCTGCTGCTCACGCACGGCCATGCCGACCATTCGGGGGGCACGGCCGACCTGCTCGCCGCCTTTCCCACCCTGACGGCCTACGCGGGCGCTGCCGCGGCCGAGTGGGTGTCGCGTGGCGATCTGCAGGGCATCAGCCTCGACCGGGGCAAGGCCAGCGGCGCGTACCCCGCGGACTACGCGTACGGCGGTGCTGCCCCGGTACTGCCGCTTGCAGGGGGCGAAACGAGGGGGTTCGGGGGGCGCAGCATCCGTGTCATTGCCGCACCGGGCCACGCGCGCGGACACCTCTGTTTTCTGCTGCAGGATAATGCGCCCGGTCCGGGCTCGGCACGGATTCTGTTCTCGGGCGATTGCGTCTTCACTCGCGGGCGAATCTCACTGCAGAATCTGCACGACGTTGACATTCCCGCCTACGCGAACACGCTCGCGGTGCTCGACGGGCTGAACATCGATGCGCTTCTGCCCGGCCACTATTCCGTGTCGCTGTCGAATGCCGCACGTCATATTCGCATCGCGCACGACGCATTTCAGGCCGGATCGGTGCCGCCGAACGCACCCTGA
- a CDS encoding ABC transporter permease, whose product MSETSTLTPDAARLGASAPGGGAPHGSDPHDDGPRPAARSGLSVGVRSALGSRAVLSFIALAALWLIAVLVSPSFGAPATTQYLLQTAAFLGIIALGQTLVIIMGGIDLSVSGVVALSAVVCAQIAEAGGPVAGVIVALIACAVVGTFNGAGVIFLGIPPIVMTLASGTILTGVLLIYTNGSPRSADIPLLRVIANDSIAGIPWAFLVWLAFAALTLWLLHGSGMGRYAFAAGSSATASRAAGVPMRATTLTMYTACAVLAGVSGLVLLGFTGTSSLTMGSPYQLLSIAAVVLGGTSILGGRGHLLGTVSGALLLTLLTSLLSAWDFSEAWRRVALGALILVLLLFYSRESKR is encoded by the coding sequence ATGTCTGAAACCAGCACACTCACCCCGGATGCCGCCCGGCTCGGTGCCAGCGCTCCCGGCGGCGGCGCTCCCCACGGCAGCGACCCCCACGACGACGGGCCTCGCCCGGCAGCGCGGTCAGGTCTCAGCGTCGGCGTGCGTTCCGCGCTCGGCAGCCGTGCCGTGCTGTCGTTCATCGCTCTCGCTGCACTCTGGCTGATCGCCGTGCTCGTCTCGCCCTCGTTCGGCGCGCCGGCCACGACCCAGTATCTGCTGCAGACGGCGGCGTTCCTCGGGATCATCGCGCTCGGTCAGACCCTCGTGATCATCATGGGCGGCATCGACCTCTCGGTCTCGGGTGTCGTCGCGCTCTCCGCTGTCGTCTGTGCCCAGATCGCCGAGGCGGGCGGGCCGGTCGCCGGCGTGATCGTCGCGCTGATCGCCTGCGCGGTGGTCGGAACCTTCAACGGCGCCGGGGTCATCTTTCTGGGCATCCCACCGATCGTGATGACTCTCGCGAGCGGTACGATCCTCACCGGTGTGCTGCTGATCTACACGAACGGCAGCCCCCGCTCGGCCGATATTCCGCTTCTTCGCGTGATTGCCAACGATTCCATCGCCGGCATTCCGTGGGCGTTCCTGGTCTGGTTGGCTTTCGCCGCACTCACTCTCTGGCTGCTGCACGGGTCGGGAATGGGCCGCTACGCCTTCGCCGCGGGCAGCAGCGCGACGGCTTCCCGGGCGGCCGGCGTGCCGATGCGAGCAACCACCCTGACCATGTACACCGCCTGCGCCGTTCTCGCGGGCGTCTCGGGGCTCGTCTTGCTCGGCTTCACCGGAACCAGCTCGCTCACCATGGGCAGCCCCTATCAGTTGCTCTCAATCGCCGCGGTGGTGCTCGGGGGAACCTCCATCCTGGGCGGTCGCGGCCACCTGCTCGGCACCGTCTCGGGTGCGTTGCTGCTCACGCTGCTCACGTCGTTGCTCAGCGCCTGGGACTTCTCGGAGGCGTGGCGCCGCGTCGCACTCGGCGCTCTCATCCTGGTGCTGCTGCTGTTCTACTCCCGCGAATCAAAACGATGA
- a CDS encoding ABC transporter permease — MSLDLATKPAPSAQTGSAAAPVGLLRRVTDVIFQRSAELVGISLLLLVLLSLYALYDQSLFTGKSIIMLSAQFLPLIIASMAQAIVMLTGGIDLSIGAVLSLVMSIFAVLAGTGVGVVGAILIALSVGMLVGLLNGALVAFARLPPIIVTLAASFLWSGVTLVILPQPGGLIPADLIRAYNKGWNGLALGVVALIIVLALWKYIARSRFGLSIYAVGGNEHGAFASGIRVRSVTLWAYGLSGLFTGIAGIALTIQTGTGDANLGVPYTLNTIAASILGGVSFLGGIGRMRGVVMGALVVAILPILLLFIGVSPFYQLVVQGGVLIIAFASKYVLTRGKQAV, encoded by the coding sequence ATGTCGCTTGACCTCGCCACGAAGCCTGCGCCTTCGGCCCAGACCGGGTCGGCCGCGGCGCCCGTCGGGCTGCTTCGACGCGTGACAGACGTGATCTTCCAACGCAGCGCCGAACTCGTCGGCATCAGCCTGCTTCTGTTGGTGCTGCTCTCGCTCTACGCCCTCTACGACCAGAGCCTGTTCACCGGCAAATCGATCATCATGCTGTCGGCCCAGTTCTTGCCGCTGATCATCGCGTCGATGGCGCAGGCAATCGTGATGCTCACGGGCGGTATCGACCTGTCGATCGGTGCCGTGCTCTCGCTCGTCATGTCGATCTTCGCGGTTCTCGCGGGCACCGGAGTCGGCGTGGTCGGCGCGATTCTGATCGCGCTCTCGGTCGGAATGTTGGTCGGGTTGTTGAACGGGGCGCTTGTCGCATTCGCCCGGCTCCCTCCGATCATCGTCACGCTCGCCGCCTCATTCCTCTGGTCCGGGGTGACGCTTGTGATTCTTCCGCAGCCCGGCGGACTGATTCCCGCAGACCTGATCCGCGCGTACAACAAGGGTTGGAACGGCCTGGCCCTCGGCGTCGTCGCGCTCATCATCGTGCTCGCTCTGTGGAAGTACATCGCGCGGTCGCGTTTTGGTCTCTCGATCTATGCGGTCGGGGGCAATGAGCACGGCGCGTTCGCCAGCGGGATCCGGGTTCGTTCGGTCACACTGTGGGCCTACGGGCTCAGCGGACTGTTCACCGGTATCGCGGGCATCGCGTTGACGATTCAGACGGGAACCGGCGACGCTAACCTGGGCGTGCCGTACACGCTCAACACGATCGCCGCGTCGATTCTGGGCGGCGTGAGCTTTTTGGGCGGAATCGGGCGGATGCGTGGGGTCGTCATGGGCGCACTCGTCGTGGCGATCCTGCCGATTCTGTTGCTCTTCATCGGCGTCTCGCCGTTTTACCAGCTCGTGGTGCAGGGTGGCGTTCTCATCATCGCCTTCGCCTCCAAGTACGTCCTCACCCGTGGAAAGCAGGCGGTCTAG